The Saccharopolyspora gloriosae genome has a segment encoding these proteins:
- a CDS encoding TetR/AcrR family transcriptional regulator codes for MTSTARGRGRPGHDLDSLLHVAAVVFHERGYDGTSMEELAKRLGITKSAIYHHVSGKQELLRRTVDRALDALLAVTAEPESRRGPAIHRLRHVVRRSVHVLVEEQPFVTVLLRVRGNSEVERAALTRRREIDAFLGALVAEAERDGNLRPDLDPALTSRLLFGTVNSIIEWYRPQPGLDADALADAITKLTFEGLEHAPS; via the coding sequence ATGACGAGCACCGCGCGCGGACGCGGCCGGCCGGGCCACGACCTCGACTCGCTGCTGCACGTCGCTGCCGTCGTGTTCCACGAACGCGGCTACGACGGCACCAGCATGGAGGAACTGGCCAAACGCCTCGGCATCACCAAATCCGCGATCTACCACCACGTGTCCGGCAAGCAAGAGCTGCTGCGGCGCACCGTGGATCGCGCGCTCGACGCGCTGCTGGCCGTGACCGCCGAACCGGAATCCCGGCGGGGACCGGCGATCCACCGCCTCCGCCACGTGGTGCGGCGCAGTGTGCACGTGCTCGTCGAGGAACAGCCGTTCGTGACGGTGCTGCTGCGAGTGCGCGGCAACAGCGAGGTGGAACGCGCCGCGCTCACCCGGCGACGGGAGATCGACGCGTTCCTCGGTGCGCTGGTGGCCGAGGCGGAACGGGACGGCAACCTGCGACCCGATCTTGATCCGGCGCTGACCAGCCGGTTGCTGTTCGGGACCGTGAACTCGATCATCGAGTGGTACCGCCCGCAGCCCGGGCTGGACGCCGACGCGCTGGCCGACGCGATCACCAAACTCACCTTCGAGGGCCTGGAACACGCACCGTCCTAG
- a CDS encoding VOC family protein: protein MSVNAVAHLNFHGQARAALEFYQSVFGGQIVVATYGDFGMPAESPDATKVVFGQVIADNGFRVMAYDVPGEDAPAAQGAPTTRRENGATVTSESFFLSVRGETVEEVGALWEGLADGATIIEPFGPAQWAPAFGMLTDRFGTTWIVDVAADHAQV, encoded by the coding sequence ATGTCGGTAAACGCTGTCGCCCACCTGAACTTCCACGGTCAGGCCCGTGCGGCACTGGAGTTCTACCAGTCGGTGTTCGGCGGGCAGATCGTCGTCGCCACCTACGGCGACTTCGGAATGCCCGCCGAGTCACCCGACGCCACCAAAGTCGTGTTCGGTCAGGTGATCGCCGACAACGGCTTCCGGGTCATGGCCTACGACGTGCCCGGCGAAGACGCACCGGCCGCCCAGGGTGCGCCCACCACCCGCCGTGAGAACGGCGCCACCGTCACCTCGGAATCGTTCTTCCTCTCCGTGCGCGGCGAGACCGTCGAAGAGGTCGGCGCGTTGTGGGAGGGCCTGGCGGACGGCGCGACGATCATCGAGCCCTTCGGACCGGCCCAGTGGGCACCCGCCTTCGGGATGCTGACCGATCGCTTCGGCACCACCTGGATCGTCGACGTCGCGGCCGATCACGCTCAGGTCTGA
- a CDS encoding aldo/keto reductase, which produces MHTRPLGRTGIQVSPYALGTMKFGRAGNPDHNDCVRVVHRALDGGINLIDTADVYGGEGESEQIVGKALRGRRDDVVLATKVNGPMGPGPNQRGNSRRWIVSAVEASLRRLGVDHIDLYQVHHPDPATDIEETLSALTDLLRSGKVRAIGHSNLPPSEIVEAQWVSERRGLARFRSEQPHYSILNRGVEREIFPVCQRYGLGTLVWSPLSLGLLTGRFRKRGGEAVSAANLNWVPRHMTDERKLDAVEALLPVAEQAGLPMAHLALAFVVAHPAVTSAIIGPRTVEQLDDLLAGAGTSLDDDLLDRIDDIVPPGTDVGPVDVAYVPPQLHRPELRRRAANDRAAA; this is translated from the coding sequence ATGCACACCCGTCCCCTCGGACGCACCGGCATCCAGGTCAGCCCCTACGCCCTGGGCACCATGAAGTTCGGGCGAGCGGGCAACCCCGACCACAACGACTGCGTCCGCGTCGTCCACCGCGCGCTCGACGGCGGGATCAACCTCATCGACACCGCCGACGTGTACGGCGGCGAGGGCGAATCCGAGCAGATCGTCGGGAAGGCGTTGCGCGGCCGCCGGGACGACGTCGTCCTCGCCACCAAGGTCAACGGCCCGATGGGACCGGGACCCAACCAGCGTGGCAACTCCCGCCGCTGGATCGTCTCCGCCGTCGAAGCGTCCCTGCGCCGCCTCGGTGTCGACCACATCGATCTGTACCAGGTGCACCACCCCGATCCGGCCACCGACATCGAGGAAACCCTGAGCGCGCTGACCGATCTGCTCCGCTCGGGCAAGGTGCGGGCCATCGGCCACTCCAACCTGCCGCCCTCGGAGATCGTCGAAGCCCAATGGGTGTCCGAACGGCGTGGGCTGGCCCGGTTCCGCTCCGAGCAGCCGCACTACTCGATCCTCAACCGAGGGGTCGAGCGTGAGATCTTCCCGGTCTGCCAGCGCTACGGCCTGGGCACCTTGGTGTGGAGCCCGCTGTCGCTGGGGTTGCTCACCGGTCGCTTCCGCAAGCGCGGCGGAGAAGCGGTCTCGGCCGCCAACCTGAACTGGGTACCTCGGCACATGACCGATGAGCGCAAGCTCGACGCCGTCGAGGCGCTCCTGCCGGTCGCCGAGCAGGCCGGGCTGCCGATGGCCCACTTAGCGCTGGCGTTCGTCGTCGCCCACCCCGCGGTCACCTCGGCGATCATCGGACCCCGCACCGTGGAGCAGCTGGACGACCTGCTTGCGGGAGCAGGCACCTCCCTGGATGACGACCTCCTCGATCGCATCGACGACATCGTGCCGCCGGGAACCGACGTGGGTCCGGTCGACGTGGCGTACGTACCGCCGCAGCTCCACCGGCCGGAGCTGCGCCGCCGCGCCGCGAACGACCGAGCCGCCGCATGA